GTGGCCACCGAGGAGATCCGGTTCGGCGACAACGACCGGCTGGCGGCCCTGGTGGCCGCGCTGGTGCACGCCGACCTGCTGGTGCTCCTCTCCGACGTGGACGCCCTCTGGACCGGCGACCCGACCCGCCCGCACTCGACCCGGATCGCGGAGGTCCACAGCGACGAGGACCTCGCCGGAATCACCATCGGCGGCGCCGGCCGGTCCGGGGTCGGCACCGGAGGCATGGTGACAAAGGTCGAGGCGGCCCGCATCGCCACCGGCTTCGGCATCCCCGTGGTGCTCACCGCCGCCGACCTGGCCGCGGCGGCGCTTGCCGGCGACCCCGTGGGCACGCTGTTCCATCCGCAGCGGCAACGCCCGACCGCCCGGCTGTTCTGGCTGGCCCACGCCACCTCGCCCCGGGGGCGCCTGCACCTGGACCCGGGCGCGGTGGCCGCCGTCGTCGGACGACGCAAGTCGCTGCTGCCCGCCGGCATCACCGCCGTGGACGGCACGTTCACCGCCGGGGACCCGGTGGACCTGGTCGACACCGGCGGCGCCCCGGTCGCCCGCGGCCTGGTCAACTACGACGCGGTGGAGCTGCCCGGGCTGCTCGGCCGCTCCACCTCCGAACTCGCCGCGGCGCTCGGCCCGGCGTACGAACGGGAGGTCGTCCACCGCGACGACCTCGTCCTGCTGTGAGGAGTGCTGGCATGAGCGTGAGCGAGCAGGCGCGACGGGCGCGGGACGCCGCCGCCGACCTGGCCACGGCCACCCGTACCGCCAAGGACGCCGCGCTGGTCGCGATGGCCGACGCGCTTGTGGCGCGTACACCGGAGATCCTGGCCGCGAACGAGACGGACCTGGCGGCCGGCCGGGAGGCCGGGCTGAGCGCGGCCGTCCTGGACCGGCTCGCGCTCGACGCGGGCCGGGTGGCCGGCATCGCCGACGCGCTGCGCCAGATGGCCGCGCTGCCCGACCCGGTCGGCGAGGTGGTCCGCGGGTCGACCCTGCCCAACGGGCTGGAGCTGCGCCAGATCCGGGTGCCGTTCGGGGTGGTGGGCATCATCTACGAGGCACGTCCCAACGTGACGGTCGATGCCGCCGGGATCTGCCTGAAGTCCGGCAACGCGGCCCTGTTGCGCGGGTCGTCCTCGGCCGCGCACTCCAACGCCGCGCTGGTCGCGGTGCTGCGCGACGCGATCACCGACGCTGGTCTGCCTGCCGACGCGGTGCAGTTGCTCGACGCCAGCTCCCGCGACTCGGTCAAGGAGCTGATGCGCGCCCGAGGGCTCGTCGACGTGCTCATCCCGCGCGGTGGTGCGTCGCTGATCCGCGCCGTGGTCGAGGAGTCGACAGTGCCGGTGATCGAGACCGGGGTGGGCAACTGCCACGTGTACGTGGACGCCGCCGCCGACCTGGCGAAGGCCGTCGCGGTGACGTTGAACGCCAAGACGCAGCGCCTGTCCACCTGCAACACGGCCGAGTCGCTGCTGGTGCACGCCGACGTCGCGGACGCGTTCCTGCCGCCGGTGCTGGCCGCGTTCGCCGAGGCGGGCGTGACGGTGCACGGCTCCCCCGAGGTGGCCGCGTACTCGGCGGCGGTGGTTCCGGCCACCGACGAGGACTACGCCACCGAGTACCTGTCCGCCGACATCTCGGTGGCCGTGGTCGAGTCACTGGACGCGGCTGTCGCGCACATCCGCCGCTTCGGCACCGGGCACACCGAGGCGATCCTCACCGACTCGGCGAGCGCTGCCCGCGAGTTCGTGGCCCGGGTGGACGCGGCGGCGGTGATGGTGAACGCCTCGACCCGGTTCACCGACGGGGGCGAGTTCGGCTTCGGCGCGGAGATCGGCATCTCGACGCAGAAGCTGCACGCCCGCGGCCCGATGGGCCTGCCCGAGCTGACAAGCACCAAGTACGTCGTCACCGGGGACGGGCACCTGCGCTAGGGCCTGAGCCCGGCTACGGGGCGGCTCCGGCCGGCGGGCGGCAGGCCCGGATCGCGGACAGCGTGGCGTGCACGTCGAACTGGTGACCGTCCTCGCTCTCCCAACCACCGTCGCTGCGCTGGGTCTCGGCGAGCCGCCGCAGAGCCCGCACCATGATCCAGTCGTGCAGGTCGATGCCGACCCGGCGCAGCGTGGCCGCCAGCCAGGCCACGTCGCCCGGCGACATCGCGGACATCCGTTCGGCGAGCACCACCTGGATCCGCGCCGACTCCTGGAACATGTCCTGACGGTGCAGCACTGCGGCACTCAGCCAGCCGGCGGCGAGGAACGACGGCCAACTGCCGTCCGGGCGCAGCCGCGCGACGATCGACTGGGCCGCCGCCTGCACCACACCGGCGTACGCCCCGCCGACCCGGTGGTCGAGCGGGCCCGAGGCGCGGGCGTCCAGGCCGGCGACCGTCAGCCAGAAGCCGGCGTTGGCGGTGAGGAAGAGTTTGGCCTCCGGATCGCCGGGACGGGCCCACTCCGGGGCAGCGCCGGTCAACGACAGGTCCTCGTCCCAGCCGCCGTCGGCCTGCTGCCGGGACGCCAACCAGTCCAGCGCCCGGCGGGCGGCGGGACGGCCCAGCGCGCCCAGGTCGTCCAGCTCCGAGAGCCGGAAACAGGTGGCGTCGACCGAGGCGACCTCGCCACCCCAGGTCGCCGGCCAGCCGCCGTCCGGCGACTGGCCGACCTCGGCCGTCTCCAGCAACTCCGGCGGCACCGGGGTGCCGTTGCGCAGCCAGGAGAGGCGGGCGCGTTCCACCGCGTCCCCATGCGCCACGACGAACCCGATCGCGGCTTCCAAGTCGACCACGGCGGAGACGCTACCTGCGCAGACACGATCCCGCCTCGGGGAATCGGCCAGCCGGAAATGGCTGCGTCGCTCCGGCCGGATCGCCACACGGAGCCAACTGCGTCGATTTACCGCCGGAGGCGGGGCGCGGAACGGGACCGGGGCGGCGCGGTGTGGCGTCGCCCCGGCGGACCGGTCAGTACGCGGGCAGTGACGGGTCGATCTGCTTGATCCAGGAGAGCACGCCGCCCTGCACGTGTACGGCGTCGCGGAACCCGGCCGCCTTCAGCGCGGCGAGCGCCTCCGCCGAGCGGACGCCGGACTTGCAGTGCAGCACGATCTGCCTGTCCTGCGGGAGCTTCGCCAGCGCCTCGCCGGAGATGATGTCGCCCTTGGGGATGAGGGTGGCGCCGGGGATCCGCACGATCTCGTACTCGGCCGGCTCCCGCACGTCGACGAGGAAGATGTCCTTGCCGGCGTCCTGCCACTCCTTCAACTCCAGGGCGGTGATGGTCGAGTCGAGCGTCGCCTCCTGGGCCTCCTCGGAGACCGCGCCGCAGAAGTCCTCGTAGTCTTCCAGCAGGTCGGTGACGCTCGGGTTCTCGCCGCAGAGCACGCAGTTCGGGTCCTTCCGGACCTTGATCTTGCGGTACTCCATCTCCAGGGCGTCGTAGACCATCAGGCGGCCGACAAGCGGCTCGCCGATGCCCGTGAGCAGCTTGATGGCCTCGTTCACCTGGATCGAGCCGATCGACGCGCAGAGCACACCGAGCACGCCACCCTCGGCGCAGGACGGGACCATGCCGGGCGGCGGCGGCTCCGGGTAGAGGCACCGGTAGCAGGGGCCGTGCTCGGCCCAGAACACCGACGCCTGGCCGTCGAAGCGGTAGATCGAGCCCCAGACGTACGGCTTGCCGAGCAGCACCGCCGCGTCGTTGACCATGTACCGGGTGGCGAAGTTGTCGGTGCCGTCGACGATCAGGTCGTACTGGGCGAAGATCTCGCGGACGTTCTCGCGGTCCAACGCGGTGTTGTGGATCTCCACGTTGACCAGCGGGTTGATCTCGCGGATCGACGCGGCTGCGGACTCGGCCTTGGAACGGCCGATGTCGGACACGCCGTGGATGATCTGACGCTGGAGGTTCGACTCGTCGACGGTGTCGAAGTCGATGATGCCGAGGGTGCCGACCCCCGCCGCGGCGAGGTACAGCAGGGCGGGCGAGCCGAGGCCACCGGCGCCGACACAGAGCACCCGGGCGTTCTTCAGCCGCTTCTGGCCGGTCACCCCGACGTCCGGGATGATCAGGTGGCGTGAGTAGCGGCGGATCTCGTCAACTGTCAGCTCGGCGGCGGGCTCGACGAGCGGGGGCAACGACACGGTGGAC
The DNA window shown above is from Micromonospora lupini and carries:
- the proB gene encoding glutamate 5-kinase; amino-acid sequence: MRDAVTAARRVVVKIGSSSLTTATGGLADERVDALVDTLGRLTAEGREVVLVSSGAIAAGLAPLGLTRRPRDLATQQAAASVGQGLLIGRYAASFARHGRTVGQVLLTVDDVTRRAHYRNAYRTLRKLLDLHAVPIVNENDTVATEEIRFGDNDRLAALVAALVHADLLVLLSDVDALWTGDPTRPHSTRIAEVHSDEDLAGITIGGAGRSGVGTGGMVTKVEAARIATGFGIPVVLTAADLAAAALAGDPVGTLFHPQRQRPTARLFWLAHATSPRGRLHLDPGAVAAVVGRRKSLLPAGITAVDGTFTAGDPVDLVDTGGAPVARGLVNYDAVELPGLLGRSTSELAAALGPAYEREVVHRDDLVLL
- a CDS encoding glutamate-5-semialdehyde dehydrogenase, which encodes MSVSEQARRARDAAADLATATRTAKDAALVAMADALVARTPEILAANETDLAAGREAGLSAAVLDRLALDAGRVAGIADALRQMAALPDPVGEVVRGSTLPNGLELRQIRVPFGVVGIIYEARPNVTVDAAGICLKSGNAALLRGSSSAAHSNAALVAVLRDAITDAGLPADAVQLLDASSRDSVKELMRARGLVDVLIPRGGASLIRAVVEESTVPVIETGVGNCHVYVDAAADLAKAVAVTLNAKTQRLSTCNTAESLLVHADVADAFLPPVLAAFAEAGVTVHGSPEVAAYSAAVVPATDEDYATEYLSADISVAVVESLDAAVAHIRRFGTGHTEAILTDSASAAREFVARVDAAAVMVNASTRFTDGGEFGFGAEIGISTQKLHARGPMGLPELTSTKYVVTGDGHLR
- a CDS encoding prenyltransferase/squalene oxidase repeat-containing protein, which produces MADSPRRDRVCAGSVSAVVDLEAAIGFVVAHGDAVERARLSWLRNGTPVPPELLETAEVGQSPDGGWPATWGGEVASVDATCFRLSELDDLGALGRPAARRALDWLASRQQADGGWDEDLSLTGAAPEWARPGDPEAKLFLTANAGFWLTVAGLDARASGPLDHRVGGAYAGVVQAAAQSIVARLRPDGSWPSFLAAGWLSAAVLHRQDMFQESARIQVVLAERMSAMSPGDVAWLAATLRRVGIDLHDWIMVRALRRLAETQRSDGGWESEDGHQFDVHATLSAIRACRPPAGAAP
- the moeZ gene encoding adenylyltransferase/sulfurtransferase MoeZ, with translation MSLPPLVEPAAELTVDEIRRYSRHLIIPDVGVTGQKRLKNARVLCVGAGGLGSPALLYLAAAGVGTLGIIDFDTVDESNLQRQIIHGVSDIGRSKAESAAASIREINPLVNVEIHNTALDRENVREIFAQYDLIVDGTDNFATRYMVNDAAVLLGKPYVWGSIYRFDGQASVFWAEHGPCYRCLYPEPPPPGMVPSCAEGGVLGVLCASIGSIQVNEAIKLLTGIGEPLVGRLMVYDALEMEYRKIKVRKDPNCVLCGENPSVTDLLEDYEDFCGAVSEEAQEATLDSTITALELKEWQDAGKDIFLVDVREPAEYEIVRIPGATLIPKGDIISGEALAKLPQDRQIVLHCKSGVRSAEALAALKAAGFRDAVHVQGGVLSWIKQIDPSLPAY